In Acidovorax sp. GBBC 1281, a single window of DNA contains:
- a CDS encoding sensor histidine kinase has protein sequence MDGTSDLISDRTSEEPATPAPTPAPAAAPQESIEALRAALADSQREVQELSAELEETNRGVVALYSELDAQAEQLQKATEMKSRFLAYMSHEFRTPINSIRSIARLLADHVDGPLNTEQARQVGFIQSTASEFADMVDDLLDLAKIEAGRVEISPAWFDMLDLFQALRGMFRPVLTNPDVNLFFDEPQGIAPLYTDDRKLSQILRNFISNALKFTPRGEVRVSAHAVEGDRVRFSVTDTGIGIAPEFHSSVFDDYTQIGSSLQKRLRGTGLGLAVSRQLAELLGGTVTLESALGSGSVFSLTLPLRLPGNEAAATGAPATTEGGPHG, from the coding sequence ATGGACGGCACCTCCGACCTCATTTCCGACCGCACCTCCGAGGAACCCGCCACGCCGGCACCGACGCCGGCCCCCGCCGCTGCGCCCCAGGAATCCATCGAGGCGCTGCGCGCCGCCCTGGCCGACAGCCAGCGGGAAGTCCAGGAGCTTAGCGCCGAGCTGGAGGAAACCAACCGCGGCGTGGTCGCGCTGTACTCCGAACTGGACGCGCAGGCCGAGCAGCTGCAAAAGGCCACGGAGATGAAGAGCCGTTTCCTGGCCTACATGAGCCACGAGTTCCGCACGCCCATCAACTCCATCCGCAGCATCGCCCGGCTGCTGGCCGACCACGTGGACGGGCCGCTCAACACCGAGCAGGCCCGCCAGGTGGGGTTCATCCAGAGCACCGCGAGCGAGTTCGCCGACATGGTGGACGACCTGCTCGACCTGGCCAAGATCGAGGCCGGCCGCGTGGAAATCTCGCCCGCCTGGTTCGACATGCTGGACCTGTTCCAGGCCCTGCGCGGGATGTTCCGGCCGGTGCTGACCAACCCGGACGTCAACCTGTTCTTCGACGAGCCTCAGGGCATCGCGCCGCTGTACACGGACGACCGCAAGCTGTCGCAGATCCTGCGCAACTTCATCTCCAATGCGCTCAAGTTCACGCCCCGGGGCGAAGTGCGGGTATCGGCCCACGCCGTGGAAGGCGACCGCGTGCGCTTTTCGGTGACGGACACGGGCATTGGCATCGCGCCCGAATTCCATTCGAGCGTGTTCGACGACTACACGCAGATCGGCTCGTCGCTGCAAAAACGCCTGCGCGGCACTGGCCTCGGGCTGGCCGTGAGCCGCCAATTGGCCGAACTGCTGGGTGGCACGGTCACGCTCGAGAGCGCGCTGGGCAGCGGCTCGGTGTTCTCGCTGACGCTGCCGCTGCGGCTGCCAGGCAACGAAGCCGCGGCCACGGGGGCTCCCGCAACCACCGAGGGCGGTCCCCATGGGTAA
- a CDS encoding ATP-binding protein produces MIQSFTPGTTTTLDNCDREPIHVPGSIQSHGTLIAVDREGVVRHVGANVQALLHCGVTVGEPLPENPGTVCPLIAALLQDGLQALRGERDVPMPSELQVEDRQFDVVLHVGSAMLVAEFELRHQTHSELAGFAVQAHRAMEKLRRPRAIDELLQLATEELRALTGFDRVMAYRFRHDSSGEVAAESCVDTLDPYLGRRYPASDIPAQARRLYVANTLRLIADVRSAAVPLLQEAGAPPLDLSGSILRSVSPIHIEYLSNMGVGASMSVSIVINEQLWGLIACHHMGPRQVPYSVRMACDVIAQVLSANIQSTLSRSQADRLQQLAGARTHLIEELLHADDEFTALTQHTAEMAAILQADAALVAHGAKLTVFGEVSEAAGSAIVQWLAAEPVQDRQRLFQTQSLPQLAPDLAAVTSPWCGVLGIPFDRDRNGWLIFLRKEQIETIHWGGKPDKDIRHGPLGPRLTPRGSFDLWKETVRSTAEHWSTLELDAARQLMDELVRVQNARTAEINRTRNQLMAVLGHDLRDPLHSISMAARVLEQGGTDGGRAGRIGQRIQSSSSRMQRLVSQVMDMSRLQSGLGLDLQRTDVDLVALLNDLIDEARTAHPGTEIVGTIPAALKAQVDADRIAQVVVNLIGNARHHGQSGHPIEVHASATGEWHEIAVRNVAAPIPEDIARNLFSPFKASSVGNARNRSGMGLGLYIAHQIVQGHGGSIGYEYRAPHVVFSVRLPVQRPGTIEA; encoded by the coding sequence ATGATCCAGTCATTCACACCCGGCACCACCACCACGCTGGACAACTGCGACCGCGAGCCCATCCACGTGCCGGGCAGCATCCAGAGCCACGGCACCCTGATAGCGGTAGACCGCGAAGGCGTGGTCCGCCATGTCGGCGCCAACGTGCAGGCCCTTCTGCACTGCGGCGTGACCGTGGGCGAGCCCCTGCCCGAAAACCCGGGCACCGTGTGCCCGCTGATTGCCGCGCTCCTGCAGGACGGCCTGCAGGCGCTGCGGGGCGAGCGGGATGTGCCCATGCCCAGCGAGCTGCAGGTGGAAGACCGCCAGTTCGACGTGGTGCTGCATGTCGGCAGCGCGATGCTGGTCGCCGAATTCGAACTGCGCCACCAGACCCACAGCGAGCTGGCAGGCTTTGCCGTGCAGGCCCACCGCGCGATGGAAAAGCTGCGCCGGCCCCGGGCCATCGATGAACTTCTGCAGCTGGCCACCGAAGAACTGCGGGCCCTGACCGGCTTCGACCGGGTGATGGCCTATCGCTTTCGCCACGACAGCAGCGGCGAAGTGGCCGCCGAATCGTGTGTCGACACGCTCGACCCCTACCTGGGCCGACGCTATCCGGCCAGCGACATTCCAGCGCAGGCACGCCGGCTCTACGTGGCCAACACCCTGCGGCTGATCGCCGACGTGCGCTCGGCCGCGGTGCCCCTGCTGCAGGAGGCCGGCGCGCCCCCGCTGGACCTGAGCGGCAGCATCCTGCGCAGCGTGTCGCCGATCCACATCGAATACCTGTCCAACATGGGCGTGGGTGCCTCGATGAGCGTGTCCATCGTGATCAACGAACAGCTCTGGGGCCTGATCGCCTGCCACCACATGGGTCCGCGCCAGGTGCCCTACAGCGTGCGCATGGCCTGCGACGTGATCGCCCAGGTGCTGTCGGCCAACATTCAGAGCACGCTCTCGCGCTCCCAGGCGGACCGCTTGCAGCAACTGGCCGGTGCGCGCACCCACCTCATCGAAGAGTTGCTGCACGCGGACGACGAATTCACCGCCCTGACCCAGCACACGGCCGAGATGGCCGCCATCTTGCAGGCCGATGCGGCGCTGGTGGCCCATGGCGCGAAGCTGACCGTTTTCGGCGAGGTGTCGGAAGCGGCGGGCAGCGCCATCGTGCAATGGCTGGCCGCCGAGCCGGTCCAGGACCGGCAGCGCCTGTTCCAGACCCAGTCGCTGCCGCAGCTTGCACCCGACCTGGCCGCCGTGACGTCGCCCTGGTGCGGCGTGCTGGGCATTCCTTTCGACCGGGACCGCAACGGCTGGTTGATCTTTCTTCGCAAGGAGCAGATCGAGACCATCCACTGGGGCGGCAAGCCAGACAAGGACATTCGCCATGGCCCCCTGGGACCGCGGCTCACCCCGCGCGGCTCGTTCGATCTGTGGAAGGAAACCGTCCGGTCCACCGCCGAGCATTGGAGCACGCTGGAACTGGACGCCGCCCGGCAGTTGATGGACGAACTCGTGCGCGTGCAGAACGCGCGCACCGCCGAGATCAACCGCACGCGCAACCAGCTGATGGCCGTGCTGGGCCACGATCTGCGTGACCCGCTGCACTCCATCAGCATGGCCGCGCGCGTGCTCGAACAGGGCGGCACCGACGGCGGGCGGGCCGGCAGGATCGGCCAGCGCATCCAGTCCTCCAGCAGCCGCATGCAGCGGCTGGTGAGCCAGGTGATGGACATGTCGCGCCTGCAGAGCGGCCTGGGACTGGATCTGCAGCGCACGGACGTGGATCTGGTCGCCCTGTTGAACGACCTCATCGACGAGGCCCGCACGGCGCACCCCGGCACCGAGATCGTGGGCACCATCCCCGCTGCCCTGAAAGCCCAGGTCGATGCCGATCGCATTGCCCAGGTGGTCGTCAACCTGATCGGCAACGCGCGGCACCATGGCCAGAGCGGACATCCCATCGAGGTGCATGCCAGCGCCACTGGTGAATGGCACGAGATCGCCGTGCGCAATGTCGCCGCCCCCATTCCGGAAGACATCGCCCGCAATCTGTTCAGCCCGTTCAAGGCCTCTTCGGTCGGCAACGCGCGCAATCGGTCGGGGATGGGACTGGGGCTGTACATCGCCCACCAGATCGTCCAGGGGCACGGGGGCAGCATCGGGTACGAATACCGCGCCCCCCATGTTGTCTTTTCGGTCCGGTTGCCGGTGCAGAGGCCGGGCACAATAGAGGCTTAA
- a CDS encoding biliverdin-producing heme oxygenase: MPETDCLSALRRTTKESHAQLDASLPLGRADASLEDYRHHTLALSAWLTALQPHLAALESLVPGFDFARSARLHALHADWLATHTAPAQAEDGFGDISGCTQEMAAQAFSAFGAPGHAAVCWGLAYVVEGSQLGGQFLYQRLAPRFAPHPLRYLQGLGAGTGLRWKHFTRLLDTHVQSHFDIQAACAGARAGFDGLRQQLQGQGVLA; encoded by the coding sequence GTGCCGGAGACCGACTGCCTTTCGGCGCTGCGACGAACCACGAAGGAATCGCACGCGCAGCTGGATGCCAGCCTGCCGCTCGGCAGGGCCGATGCCAGCCTGGAAGACTACCGCCACCACACCCTGGCGCTGAGCGCCTGGCTCACGGCGCTGCAGCCGCATCTGGCGGCCCTGGAGTCGCTGGTGCCCGGTTTCGACTTTGCGCGCTCCGCCCGCCTGCACGCCTTGCACGCGGACTGGCTGGCAACGCACACCGCGCCGGCACAAGCCGAAGACGGCTTCGGTGATATCAGCGGCTGCACGCAGGAGATGGCGGCGCAGGCGTTTTCCGCCTTCGGGGCGCCAGGCCATGCCGCCGTCTGCTGGGGCCTGGCCTATGTGGTGGAAGGCTCGCAATTGGGCGGCCAGTTTCTGTACCAGCGCCTGGCGCCCCGCTTTGCGCCGCATCCGCTGCGCTATTTGCAGGGCCTGGGTGCCGGCACGGGTTTGCGCTGGAAACATTTCACCAGGCTGCTCGATACCCACGTGCAGAGCCATTTCGATATCCAGGCGGCCTGCGCCGGCGCACGCGCCGGCTTCGATGGCCTGCGGCAACAGTTGCAGGGCCAGGGGGTGCTTGCATGA
- a CDS encoding response regulator encodes MPADILIIDDNRDASELLSDLLDLQGYTVRVAHSGSEALQHMAQRPASLFLVDQQLPDMLGTQLVPQLRAAAAGRPCIAIAITGLGVSDRAQLIGFDHVLAKPLAFDAFDALIAACAAQLDQQGDAER; translated from the coding sequence ATGCCTGCAGACATTCTCATCATTGACGACAACCGCGATGCCTCCGAACTGCTGAGCGACCTGCTCGATCTGCAGGGCTACACGGTGCGCGTCGCCCACAGCGGCAGCGAAGCGCTGCAGCATATGGCGCAGCGCCCCGCCTCGCTGTTCCTCGTGGACCAGCAACTGCCCGACATGCTCGGCACCCAGCTCGTTCCGCAACTGCGCGCTGCAGCGGCCGGCCGGCCCTGCATCGCGATCGCCATCACGGGATTGGGCGTTTCGGACCGGGCGCAGTTGATCGGTTTCGATCACGTGCTGGCCAAACCGCTGGCCTTCGATGCGTTCGACGCCCTGATCGCTGCCTGCGCAGCCCAGCTGGACCAGCAAGGCGACGCAGAGCGCTGA
- a CDS encoding ATP-binding protein yields the protein MTPSPATATTADSDRFAHIFVGDSEMAQLMRAHDWEATPLGSPAFWPEPLKVALRILLTSRFEMWLGWGPDIAFFYNDAYRPTLGAKHPRALARPTAEVWAEIWDQVKGRMHAVYERAESTWDDSLMLLLDRAGYLEETYHTFSYSPLHGDDGQVFGLFCAVSEDTGRVLNERRLRLLRELGAALSAVNSRRAVLDTACERMGQAQRDLPFSLVYLYEPSGVARLSCNAGIEQGHRLAPTVLDMNSREPWQVHRLQAGDVAFAVPLDAVDDVPTGDWDTPARAAFVVALPAQGGARSAGFMVCGANPHRPMHDGEAMAFVQLLAGQIASRLASAGVLEESTAERDRLRSLFQKAPGFMCVLRGPEHVFEFVNDSYVQLIGHRSVEGKTVREGLPELEGQGLYELLDEVYRTGQPYLAQGLKVLIQQKPGMPLAERYLDFIYQPTTDGQGEVTGVFAEGYDVTEKVVAEQELRALNSHLEARVVERTQEVENALARLTTESREREAAQEALRQSQKMEAVGQLTGGLAHDFNNLLATITGSLELLHRRVGQGRYDDLERYVSVGQGAAKRAASLTHRMLAFSRRQTLDPKPTDVNRLVKGMEELIRRTIGPENELEVVGAVGLWTTHVDPHQLESALLNLCINSRDAMPGGGRLTIETANKWMDERASLDRDLPPGQYVSLCVTDTGTGMAPEIIHRVFEPFFTTKPIGMGTGLGLSMVYGFARQSGGQVRAYSEPGMGTTMCIYLPRHEAPAQDIDLPSAPSIAGGQGSGTVLVVDDEPSVRSLVVEVLQEMGYDTIEAQDGASGLLVLQSSTHLDLLITDVGLPGGMNGRQMADSGRVYRPDLKILFITGYAENAAVGNGHLERGMQVLTKPFTLDALARRVQGLIAPP from the coding sequence ATGACCCCCTCCCCTGCCACCGCCACCACCGCAGACAGCGACCGCTTCGCGCACATCTTCGTCGGGGACAGCGAGATGGCGCAGCTCATGCGCGCCCACGACTGGGAGGCCACCCCGCTCGGATCGCCGGCGTTCTGGCCAGAGCCGCTGAAAGTGGCGCTGCGCATCCTGCTCACCTCGCGCTTCGAGATGTGGCTGGGCTGGGGGCCGGACATCGCTTTCTTCTACAACGACGCCTATCGCCCCACGCTGGGGGCCAAGCACCCGCGAGCGCTCGCGCGCCCGACCGCCGAGGTCTGGGCGGAGATCTGGGACCAGGTGAAGGGCCGCATGCACGCCGTGTACGAGCGGGCCGAGTCCACCTGGGACGACTCGCTCATGCTGCTGCTGGACCGCGCGGGCTACCTGGAGGAGACGTACCACACGTTTTCGTACAGCCCCTTGCACGGCGACGACGGCCAGGTCTTCGGCCTGTTCTGCGCGGTATCGGAAGACACGGGCCGCGTGCTCAACGAGCGGCGCCTGCGCCTGCTGCGCGAACTGGGCGCGGCGCTGTCGGCGGTCAACAGCCGCCGGGCTGTGCTCGACACCGCCTGCGAGCGGATGGGCCAGGCCCAACGGGACCTGCCGTTTTCACTCGTCTACCTGTACGAACCCTCGGGCGTGGCCCGTCTGAGCTGCAACGCAGGCATCGAACAGGGCCATCGACTGGCGCCCACCGTGCTGGATATGAACTCCCGGGAGCCGTGGCAGGTCCACCGCCTGCAAGCTGGCGACGTGGCCTTCGCCGTGCCGCTGGATGCGGTGGACGACGTGCCCACCGGCGACTGGGATACGCCGGCGCGGGCGGCGTTCGTCGTGGCGCTGCCGGCCCAGGGCGGCGCGCGGTCGGCGGGGTTCATGGTCTGCGGGGCCAACCCCCATCGGCCCATGCACGACGGTGAGGCCATGGCGTTCGTGCAACTGCTGGCCGGTCAGATCGCCTCGCGCCTGGCCAGCGCCGGGGTGCTGGAGGAAAGCACGGCGGAACGCGATCGCCTGCGCAGCCTGTTCCAGAAGGCGCCCGGCTTCATGTGCGTGCTGCGCGGCCCGGAGCATGTGTTCGAGTTCGTCAACGACTCCTATGTGCAGTTGATCGGGCACCGCAGCGTGGAAGGCAAGACGGTGCGCGAAGGCCTGCCCGAGCTGGAAGGCCAGGGGCTGTACGAACTGCTGGACGAGGTCTACCGCACCGGGCAGCCGTACCTGGCCCAGGGCCTCAAGGTCCTCATCCAGCAAAAGCCCGGCATGCCGCTGGCCGAGCGCTACCTGGATTTCATCTACCAACCCACCACCGACGGCCAGGGCGAGGTCACCGGCGTGTTCGCCGAGGGCTACGACGTGACGGAAAAGGTGGTGGCTGAACAGGAGCTTCGCGCGCTGAACAGCCACCTGGAAGCGCGCGTGGTCGAGCGCACCCAGGAGGTCGAGAACGCGCTCGCGCGACTCACCACCGAATCGCGCGAGCGCGAAGCCGCGCAGGAGGCGCTGCGCCAGTCGCAGAAGATGGAGGCCGTGGGGCAGCTCACGGGCGGGCTCGCGCACGACTTCAACAACCTGCTGGCCACGATCACGGGCAGCCTGGAACTGCTGCACCGCCGCGTGGGCCAGGGCCGCTACGACGACCTGGAGCGCTATGTGAGCGTCGGCCAGGGCGCCGCCAAGCGGGCCGCCTCGCTCACCCACCGCATGCTGGCCTTCTCGCGCCGGCAGACACTGGACCCCAAGCCCACGGACGTGAACCGGCTCGTGAAGGGCATGGAAGAGCTGATCCGGCGCACCATCGGGCCTGAAAACGAGCTGGAGGTGGTGGGCGCCGTCGGCCTGTGGACCACGCACGTGGACCCCCACCAACTGGAAAGCGCCCTGCTCAACCTGTGCATCAACTCGCGCGACGCCATGCCGGGCGGCGGCCGGCTCACCATCGAGACCGCCAACAAGTGGATGGACGAGCGTGCCTCCCTGGACCGCGACCTGCCCCCGGGCCAGTACGTGTCGCTGTGCGTGACCGACACCGGCACCGGCATGGCGCCCGAGATCATCCACCGCGTGTTCGAGCCCTTCTTCACCACCAAGCCGATCGGCATGGGCACGGGCCTGGGGCTGTCGATGGTCTATGGATTCGCGCGGCAGTCCGGCGGCCAGGTGCGCGCCTATTCCGAGCCCGGCATGGGCACGACGATGTGCATCTACCTGCCTCGGCACGAGGCGCCGGCCCAGGACATCGACCTGCCCTCGGCGCCGTCGATCGCGGGAGGCCAGGGCTCGGGCACCGTGCTGGTGGTGGACGACGAGCCGAGCGTGCGGTCGCTGGTGGTGGAGGTGCTGCAGGAGATGGGCTACGACACCATCGAAGCGCAGGACGGGGCATCGGGGCTGCTGGTGCTGCAATCGAGCACCCACCTCGACCTTCTGATCACCGACGTGGGCCTGCCCGGTGGAATGAACGGGCGGCAGATGGCCGACAGCGGCCGGGTCTACCGGCCGGACCTGAAAATCCTGTTCATCACCGGCTACGCCGAGAACGCGGCCGTGGGCAACGGCCACCTGGAGCGGGGCATGCAGGTGCTCACCAAGCCCTTCACGCTGGACGCGCTCGCGCGCCGGGTGCAAGGGCTCATCGCCCCGCCCTGA
- a CDS encoding MarR family winged helix-turn-helix transcriptional regulator yields the protein MHESPVDPSTVQHLLGYALAQARVAANRAFFQAIGEPMQLRTVEFSLLMLLMPGEGLSQRQLAQALNLSAPNLTLVVSRLQSRGLLVRERNPTDRRAQAIRLTAEGLSIARHAHAISLEMEAGMRQLYSPAEWALLLELLQRVSPGAQSASEEQARAAQRQATRAPIGHQRNNINGI from the coding sequence ATGCATGAATCTCCCGTCGATCCATCCACCGTCCAACACCTGCTCGGCTACGCCCTGGCACAGGCACGGGTAGCGGCCAACCGCGCCTTTTTCCAGGCGATCGGCGAGCCCATGCAATTGCGCACCGTCGAATTTTCCCTGTTGATGCTGCTCATGCCCGGCGAAGGATTGTCCCAACGGCAGCTGGCGCAGGCGCTCAACCTGAGTGCGCCCAACCTCACCCTGGTGGTGAGCCGACTGCAGAGCCGGGGCCTGCTGGTGCGCGAGCGCAATCCCACCGATCGCCGGGCACAGGCCATCCGCCTCACGGCCGAGGGCCTGTCCATTGCCCGGCACGCGCATGCCATTTCGCTGGAGATGGAAGCAGGCATGCGCCAGCTGTACTCGCCGGCCGAATGGGCGCTGCTGCTGGAGTTGCTGCAGCGCGTCAGCCCCGGCGCGCAGTCGGCCAGCGAGGAGCAGGCGCGGGCAGCCCAGCGGCAGGCGACTCGTGCCCCCATCGGCCACCAGCGCAACAATATCAACGGCATATAG
- a CDS encoding hybrid sensor histidine kinase/response regulator — MQDVSAIHTTIDRAAHTVLVVDDNPVTRYSTVRVIRAAGFQTVEADNGTEAIRLAATGVSAVVLDVHLPDIDGFEVCRIIRQQEATVLLPVTHLSAAHVHSEDRVTGLNAGADAYLTHPVEPALLVGTLQALIRARMAEDGLRRSDRRFRAIYSQALAGIGLIQPDGRFTDVNPAMMRLLDRSREELLGHPISDFAPPGWLDFITEKTVGGERGQPWQGEFPLQRPDGAWVYLEWSISAHVEPGLRMAIAADISERMELDSRRQDVLEREQAARATAERLSRTKDDFIAVLSHELRTPLNAIAGWVHILKRRGGTPELLKGLDSIHRNVKAQARIISDILDVSRINSGKLHLEREWIDPVESVRSSIDALQASIAEKRLDVVLAVQDANAPAWLDPTRFQQIFWNLLTNAIKFSNDGARIDVSLRREKGLLTLSVRDYGRGIASEFIDHLFDRFTQSDSPDNRRHGGLGLGLSIVKQLAELHGGRATAVSAGLDQGTTMQVMLPVDHKGGDTTRAAPQGDDAPADPPMNDRPLAGLDILIVEDHPDAREMLTVVLTDGGARLREAGDHDAAMQALAERWPDVLVCDIGLPGRDGYDLVRSLRSLPLPEGKVQPIAIALTAFSRAQDAQRALEAGFDAHLGKPLQPHALMATINRLADSR; from the coding sequence ATGCAGGACGTCAGCGCCATCCACACGACCATCGACCGCGCCGCGCACACGGTGCTGGTGGTGGACGACAACCCGGTCACGCGCTACTCCACCGTCCGGGTCATCCGCGCCGCCGGCTTTCAGACCGTGGAGGCCGACAACGGCACCGAGGCCATCCGCCTGGCGGCCACCGGCGTGTCGGCCGTGGTGCTGGACGTGCACCTGCCCGACATCGACGGCTTCGAGGTCTGCCGGATCATCCGCCAGCAGGAAGCCACGGTGCTGCTGCCGGTCACGCACCTTTCCGCCGCCCACGTGCACAGCGAAGACCGGGTGACCGGCTTGAACGCGGGGGCCGATGCCTATCTCACGCATCCGGTGGAGCCGGCGCTGCTGGTGGGCACGCTGCAGGCGCTGATCCGTGCGCGCATGGCCGAAGACGGCCTGCGCCGCAGCGACCGCCGCTTTCGCGCCATCTACAGCCAGGCGCTGGCGGGCATCGGCCTGATCCAGCCCGACGGCCGTTTCACCGACGTCAACCCCGCCATGATGCGGCTGCTGGACCGCTCGCGCGAGGAGCTGCTGGGCCACCCCATCAGCGACTTCGCGCCGCCCGGCTGGCTGGATTTCATCACCGAAAAAACCGTGGGGGGAGAGCGGGGCCAGCCCTGGCAGGGAGAGTTTCCGCTGCAGCGCCCCGACGGCGCATGGGTGTACCTGGAGTGGAGCATCTCGGCCCACGTGGAGCCCGGCCTGCGCATGGCGATCGCGGCCGACATCTCCGAGCGCATGGAACTCGACTCCCGCCGCCAGGACGTGCTGGAGCGCGAGCAGGCGGCCCGCGCCACCGCCGAGCGCCTGAGCCGCACCAAGGACGATTTCATTGCGGTGCTCTCGCACGAACTGCGCACGCCGCTGAACGCCATCGCTGGATGGGTGCACATCCTCAAGCGCCGCGGCGGCACGCCCGAACTGCTCAAGGGCCTGGACTCCATCCACCGCAACGTGAAGGCGCAGGCGCGCATCATCTCGGACATCCTCGACGTGTCGCGCATCAACAGCGGCAAGCTGCACCTGGAGCGGGAATGGATCGACCCCGTCGAATCGGTGCGCTCCTCCATCGACGCGCTGCAGGCCTCGATCGCCGAAAAGCGCCTGGACGTGGTGCTGGCCGTGCAGGACGCGAATGCCCCCGCCTGGCTTGACCCGACGCGCTTTCAGCAGATCTTCTGGAACCTGCTGACCAATGCCATCAAGTTCTCCAACGACGGCGCGCGCATCGACGTGTCGCTGCGGCGCGAGAAGGGCCTGCTCACCCTGTCCGTGCGGGACTACGGGCGCGGCATCGCCAGCGAATTCATCGACCACCTGTTCGACCGGTTCACGCAGAGCGACTCGCCCGACAACCGCCGCCACGGCGGCCTGGGCCTGGGGCTGTCGATCGTCAAGCAGCTGGCCGAACTGCACGGCGGCCGCGCCACCGCCGTGAGCGCCGGGCTCGACCAGGGCACCACCATGCAGGTGATGCTGCCGGTGGACCACAAAGGGGGCGACACGACACGCGCGGCGCCCCAGGGCGACGATGCCCCGGCCGATCCGCCGATGAACGACCGCCCCCTGGCGGGCCTGGACATCCTCATCGTGGAAGACCATCCCGATGCGCGCGAAATGCTCACCGTGGTGCTCACCGATGGCGGCGCGCGCCTGCGCGAAGCCGGCGACCACGACGCGGCCATGCAGGCACTGGCCGAACGCTGGCCCGACGTGCTGGTCTGCGACATCGGACTGCCCGGGCGCGACGGCTACGACCTGGTCCGCAGCCTGCGCTCGCTGCCCCTGCCCGAAGGCAAGGTCCAGCCGATTGCCATCGCGCTGACCGCCTTCTCCCGCGCGCAGGACGCGCAGCGGGCCCTGGAAGCGGGATTCGACGCGCACCTGGGCAAGCCCTTGCAGCCCCATGCCCTGATGGCCACCATCAACCGACTGGCCGATTCACGCTGA
- the glgC gene encoding glucose-1-phosphate adenylyltransferase has protein sequence MSRTKNVLAIVMAGGEGSRLHPLTAERCKPAVPFNGKHRIVDFVLSNLVNSEIFSIYLLVQYKSQSLIEHIRQSWTMARFIPEHFVTVVPPQMRNGPEWFQGTADSVYQNIHLIESFRPDIVAVFGADHIYRMDVRQMIDFHVANNADVSVATLPVKLSQCDQFGIVETDENHRITQFVEKPKSTHPMPGSPTHALASMGNYLFNADVLLDALKKAHETGDSDFGKHILPTMLESHRLMAYDFDTNTIPGTEPYEEHGYWRDVGTIDSYFDAHFDTLGATPRFRMTNRQWPIYASPDQAESAQIENGVIHRSVVGSGSIVDGASLNHTMLRRSVVVERDARLEHCIVMERTRIGRGAQIRRAIIDQDNDVPAHERIGFNLEEDRKRFHVTESGIVVVPRKFFTTQQDSGTNTPSIGRARPPAPMAPESDRKVAA, from the coding sequence ATGTCACGCACCAAAAATGTCCTCGCCATCGTCATGGCCGGCGGTGAAGGCTCCCGCCTTCATCCGCTAACCGCGGAGCGCTGCAAGCCGGCCGTGCCGTTCAACGGCAAGCACCGCATCGTGGACTTCGTCCTGTCCAACCTGGTGAACTCGGAAATCTTTTCCATCTACCTGCTGGTGCAGTACAAGTCGCAGTCGCTCATCGAGCACATCCGCCAGTCGTGGACCATGGCCCGCTTCATTCCCGAGCATTTCGTGACGGTGGTGCCGCCCCAGATGCGCAACGGCCCCGAATGGTTCCAAGGCACGGCCGATTCGGTCTACCAGAACATCCACCTGATCGAAAGCTTCCGGCCCGACATCGTCGCGGTGTTCGGAGCGGATCACATCTATCGCATGGACGTGCGCCAGATGATCGACTTCCACGTGGCCAACAACGCCGATGTCAGCGTGGCCACGCTGCCGGTGAAGCTGTCGCAGTGCGACCAATTCGGCATCGTCGAAACGGACGAGAACCACCGCATCACGCAGTTCGTCGAGAAGCCGAAATCCACGCACCCCATGCCCGGCAGTCCCACCCATGCGCTGGCCTCCATGGGCAACTACCTCTTCAATGCGGACGTGCTGCTCGACGCACTCAAGAAAGCGCACGAGACCGGTGACAGCGATTTCGGCAAGCACATCCTGCCGACCATGCTGGAGTCGCACCGCCTGATGGCCTATGACTTCGACACCAACACCATCCCCGGAACCGAGCCCTACGAAGAGCACGGCTACTGGCGCGATGTGGGCACCATCGATTCGTACTTCGACGCCCACTTCGACACGCTGGGCGCGACGCCGCGCTTTCGCATGACCAACCGCCAGTGGCCGATCTACGCCAGCCCCGACCAGGCGGAATCCGCCCAGATCGAAAATGGCGTGATCCACCGCTCGGTGGTGGGTTCGGGCAGCATCGTGGACGGGGCCTCGCTCAACCATACCATGCTGCGCCGTTCGGTCGTCGTCGAGCGCGATGCCCGTCTGGAGCATTGCATCGTGATGGAGCGTACCCGCATCGGCCGCGGTGCCCAGATCCGGCGCGCCATCATCGACCAGGACAACGACGTGCCCGCCCATGAACGCATCGGCTTCAATCTGGAAGAAGACCGCAAGCGCTTCCATGTCACCGAAAGCGGCATCGTGGTGGTCCCACGCAAGTTCTTCACGACCCAGCAGGATTCCGGCACCAACACCCCCAGCATCGGCCGTGCCCGGCCACCGGCCCCTATGGCCCCCGAAAGCGACCGCAAAGTAGCCGCATGA